One genomic segment of Phalacrocorax carbo chromosome Z, bPhaCar2.1, whole genome shotgun sequence includes these proteins:
- the TMEM167A gene encoding protein kish-A isoform X2, protein MSAIFNFQSLLTVILLLICTCAYIRSLAPSLLDKNKTGLLGIFWKCARIGERKSPYVAVCCVVMAFSILFVQ, encoded by the exons ATG TCTGCAATCTTCAACTTTCAGAGTCTACTGACTGTAATCTTGCTGCTTATATGTACCTGTGCCTATATCAGATCCTTGGCTCCCAGCTTActggacaaaaataaaactgg ACTGTTGGGAATTTTCTGGAAATGCGCCAGAAttg gTGAACGGAAGAGTCCCTACGTGGCTGTGTGCTGTGTCGTGATGGCCTTCAGCATTCTGTTTGTACAGTAG
- the TMEM167A gene encoding protein kish-A isoform X1, with product MHWSAIFNFQSLLTVILLLICTCAYIRSLAPSLLDKNKTGLLGIFWKCARIGERKSPYVAVCCVVMAFSILFVQ from the exons ATGCACTGG TCTGCAATCTTCAACTTTCAGAGTCTACTGACTGTAATCTTGCTGCTTATATGTACCTGTGCCTATATCAGATCCTTGGCTCCCAGCTTActggacaaaaataaaactgg ACTGTTGGGAATTTTCTGGAAATGCGCCAGAAttg gTGAACGGAAGAGTCCCTACGTGGCTGTGTGCTGTGTCGTGATGGCCTTCAGCATTCTGTTTGTACAGTAG